One window from the genome of Terriglobales bacterium encodes:
- a CDS encoding CBS domain-containing protein, with protein MSILNLCDQPVASVSLGATCADAINVMLERRVGAVCVVDGDGRPAGIFTERDVLRKLALSGLDPKAVMVRDYMTSSLDLATLKTTPGEAFAAMIHTHYRHLPVVNEQGVLMGILSIRNLLQSKIDELTQQLDSIEIAMSNDAPGGD; from the coding sequence ATGAGTATCCTGAACTTGTGTGATCAGCCGGTAGCCAGCGTGTCGCTGGGCGCGACCTGCGCCGACGCCATCAACGTGATGCTCGAGCGCCGCGTGGGCGCGGTCTGCGTGGTGGACGGCGACGGCCGTCCCGCCGGCATCTTCACCGAGCGCGACGTCCTGCGCAAGCTGGCACTCAGCGGCCTCGACCCCAAGGCGGTCATGGTGCGCGATTACATGACCAGCAGCCTCGACCTGGCCACGCTCAAGACCACGCCCGGCGAGGCCTTTGCCGCCATGATCCACACCCACTACCGCCATCTGCCGGTGGTCAACGAGCAAGGCGTGCTGATGGGCATCCTGTCCATCCGCAACCTGCTGCAGTCGAAGATCGACGAGCTCACCCAGCAGCTCGACTCCATCGAGATCGCCATGTCGAACGACGCCCCCGGCGGCGACTAG
- a CDS encoding cytochrome c, which produces MYRKTAIILLITLGAAVMAQEAAKPQVKKVPAEYTSASSGEEMYQTYCASCHGKDGRGQGPAAPALKSTPTDLTLLAKKNGGKFPRDHFSAVLTGKAAVTAHGSQEMPVWGKIFWKMSEGHQSEVQQRVFNLSSYVQSLQQK; this is translated from the coding sequence ATGTACCGAAAAACAGCCATCATTCTGCTCATCACGCTGGGGGCCGCGGTCATGGCCCAGGAAGCTGCCAAGCCCCAGGTGAAGAAGGTGCCAGCGGAATACACGTCCGCCAGCTCGGGAGAGGAGATGTACCAAACCTACTGCGCTTCGTGCCACGGCAAGGACGGCAGGGGTCAAGGCCCGGCGGCCCCGGCATTGAAGTCCACTCCCACCGATCTGACGCTGCTCGCCAAGAAGAACGGTGGCAAGTTCCCCAGGGACCATTTCAGCGCTGTCCTCACTGGCAAGGCGGCCGTCACCGCACATGGGTCGCAGGAAATGCCGGTATGGGGCAAGATCTTCTGGAAGATGAGCGAGGGACATCAGAGCGAGGTTCAACAGCGGGTCTTCAATCTAAGCAGCTACGTTCAGTCCCTGCAGCAGAAGTAG